From the Oceanicaulis alexandrii DSM 11625 genome, one window contains:
- a CDS encoding lytic murein transglycosylase gives MTLSTLFKGLGLALAIFMTAAAGAQEMSFEDWADGFRQRLAEHGAEPATIAIMMDGLEPDSRIIDRDRSQPEFVRPVWVYLNGAASDARTQNGLSAQARHREALDQVEAQFGVDADILTAIWGLESAYGVIMGDFDIVRSLATLAWEGRRRQFAENQLLAVADMLERGYADRDQLVGSWAGAMGQTQFIPTTYLERAVDMHGDGHRDIWTTEADALGSAANLLARAGWETDAPVVTEVTLPETFDFAGWEERDRRAVSAWALDGVRPAQGEWSPDDLYRPARIVLPSGAQGPAFMAFSNFDTLMRYNNSTAYALGVSYLAKRLGGLDALPDGWPEDNPPISRSQSRELQQTLTDLGHDTRGVDGIFGANSRRALKSFQAANGMTPDGYAGQLTYEAVMARAR, from the coding sequence ATGACGCTAAGCACACTGTTCAAGGGCCTGGGTCTGGCCCTGGCCATATTCATGACCGCAGCCGCTGGCGCGCAGGAGATGAGCTTTGAGGACTGGGCGGACGGCTTCCGCCAGCGCCTGGCCGAGCATGGCGCAGAGCCCGCCACAATCGCGATCATGATGGACGGGCTGGAGCCTGATTCGCGCATCATCGATCGCGACCGCTCCCAACCTGAATTCGTGCGGCCGGTCTGGGTCTATCTCAATGGCGCCGCGTCCGACGCGCGCACCCAGAACGGGCTCAGCGCCCAGGCGCGCCATCGTGAGGCGCTTGATCAGGTCGAGGCGCAGTTCGGCGTCGATGCGGACATCCTCACCGCTATCTGGGGGCTGGAAAGCGCCTATGGCGTCATCATGGGGGATTTCGACATCGTGCGTTCGCTGGCGACGCTCGCCTGGGAAGGCCGCCGCCGACAGTTCGCCGAGAACCAGCTTCTGGCGGTCGCCGATATGCTCGAGCGCGGCTATGCGGATCGCGACCAGCTTGTAGGCAGCTGGGCGGGCGCCATGGGGCAGACCCAGTTCATCCCCACCACCTATCTTGAACGCGCCGTGGACATGCATGGCGATGGTCATCGCGATATCTGGACCACTGAAGCGGATGCGCTGGGCTCGGCGGCGAACCTGCTCGCCCGCGCAGGCTGGGAAACCGATGCGCCGGTGGTGACCGAAGTGACGCTGCCCGAGACCTTTGATTTCGCAGGCTGGGAAGAGCGCGACCGCCGCGCCGTCTCCGCCTGGGCCCTGGATGGCGTGCGACCGGCTCAGGGTGAATGGAGCCCGGACGATTTGTACCGTCCCGCCCGCATCGTCCTGCCGTCGGGCGCGCAAGGCCCGGCCTTCATGGCGTTTTCCAACTTTGACACCCTGATGCGCTACAACAATTCCACCGCCTATGCGCTGGGGGTCAGCTATCTGGCCAAGCGGCTGGGCGGGCTCGACGCGCTGCCGGACGGCTGGCCGGAAGACAATCCGCCGATCAGCCGCTCCCAGTCGCGCGAGTTGCAGCAGACATTGACCGATCTCGGCCATGACACGCGCGGCGTGGACGGCATCTTTGGGGCGAACAGCCGCCGCGCGCTGAAATCCTTTCAGGCCGCCAACGGCATGACGCCGGACGGCTATGCCGGTCAGCTGACCTATGAAGCGGTGATGGCGCGGGCGCGCTAG